From one Triticum aestivum cultivar Chinese Spring chromosome 4B, IWGSC CS RefSeq v2.1, whole genome shotgun sequence genomic stretch:
- the LOC123092246 gene encoding endoglucanase 9, which produces MSMYGRDPWGGPLEICHDSATDDDRSRNLDLDRAALSRTLDETQQSWLLAGPGDQGRKKKRYVDLGCLLVSRKLFLWTLGLLLAAAALAGIAAGIAKAVPRHQAPPAPLDQFTLALRKALMFFNAQKSGKLPKHNNVPWRGDSCLKDGRSDARRDLSGGYYDGGSAVKFNFASAFSMTLLSWSVIEYNAKYEAAGELGHVRDTIKWGADYLLKTFNSTAHSIDRLIAQVGGAAMSDGPSQPNDHYCWMRPEDIDYPRPVTECHTCPDLGAEMAAALAAASIVFKDNRVYSHKLLHGATTVWDFARKGGSRQTYSLPRSDAAKFYNSTGYWDEYMWGGSWMYLATGNSSYLQFATDANLANHAHVFSRPPNYGVFSWDNKLPGAQVLLSRLRLFLSPGYPYEEMLRTYHNQTSTIMCSYLPDFRSFNRTKGGLIQLNHGQPQPLQYVVNAAFLASLFSDYLEAADTPGWYCGPHFYSIEVLRNFARTQMEYILGKNPLKMSYVVGHGKHYPKRVHHRGASIPKKKGVHPGCKGGWTWRDTKKPNPHIIVGAMVAGPDRHDGFKDVRKNRNYTEPTLAGNAGLVAALVALSGEGHGVDKNTMFSAVPPMFPSPPPPPAPWKP; this is translated from the exons ATGAGCATGTACGGGAGGGACCCGTGGGGCGGCCCGCTCGAGATATGCCACGACTCGGCCACGGACGACGACCGGAGCCGGAACCTCGACCTCGACCGGGCGGCGCTCTCGCGGACGCTCGACGAGACGCAGCAGAGCTGGCTGCTCGCGGGGCCCGGCGACCAGGGCCGCAAGAAGAAGAGGTACGTCGACCTCGGATGCCTCCTCGTCAGCCGCAAGCTCTTCCTCTGGACGCTCGGCCTGCTCCTCGCCGCTGCCGCGCTCGCGGGGATCGCCGCGGGGATTGCCAAGGCCGTCCCCAGGCACCAAGCCCCGCCCGCGCCGCTGGACCAGTTCACCCTCGCGCTGCGCAAGGCGCTCATGTTCTTCAATGCCCAGAAAT CCGGGAAGCTGCCGAAGCACAACAATGTACCATGGCGCGGCGACTCGTGCCTCAAGGACGGACGCTCGGACGCCCGGCGAGACCTCTCTGGTGGCTACTATGACGGCGGAAGCGCTGTGAAATTCAACTTCGCATCTGCCTTCTCCATGACCCTCCTCAGCTGGAGCGTCATCGAGTACAATGCTAAGTACGAGGCTGCTGGGGAACTTGGCCATGTCCGTGACACTATTAAGTGGGGGGCCGACTACCTATTGAAGACCTTCAACTCCACGGCACATTCCATTGATCGCTTGATTGCACAG GTGGGTGGTGCTGCAATGTCAGACGGTCCGAGTCAGCCCAATGATCATTATTGTTGGATGAGGCCAGAGGACATCGACTACCCACGTCCAGTCACCGAGTGCCACACTTGCCCTGATCTTGGTGCTGAGATGGCCGCAGCATTGGCCGCAGCATCCATTGTGTTCAAGGATAACAGGGTTTACTCCCACAAGCTGTTACACGGTGCTACCACCGTCTGGGACTTTGCAAGGAAGGGAGGTAGTCGTCAAACATATAGTCTACCCCGGTCAGATGCTGCAAAGTTCTACAATTCAACCGGTTACTGGGATGAATATATGTGGGGTGGTTCGTGGATGTACCTCGCAACTGGCAATTCATCATACCTGCAGTTCGCAACGGATGCCAATCTTGCAAATCATGCTCACGTTTTCTCTCGTCCCCCGAACTATGGGGTGTTCAGCTGGGATAATAAGCTCCCTGGTGCACAG GTTCTTCTGAGCCGGTTAAGGCTCTTCTTGAGTCCTGGGTATCCGTATGAAGAGATGTTAAGGACATACCACAACCAAACCAGCACCATCATGTGCTCTTATCTTCCAGATTTTAGATCTTTTAACAGAACAAAAG GTGGTTTGATACAGTTGAATCACGGGCAGCCACAACCACTCCAGTATGTAGTCAATGCTGCATTCCTTGCTTCTCTGTTCAGTGACTATCTTGAGGCTGCAGATACCCCTGGGTGGTATTGTGGCCCCCATTTCTACTCCATCGAGGTTCTTCGCAATTTTGCAAGGACTCAG ATGGAGTATATCTTGGGCAAAAATCCTTTGAAGATGAGCTATGTGGTCGGGCACGGAAAGCATTACCCCAAGCGTGTTCATCATCGTGGTGCGTCGATCCCGAAGAAGAAAGGTGTTCACCCTGGCTGCAAAGGGGGTTGGACATGGAGGGACACCAAGAAGCCCAACCCTCACATCATTGTTGGAGCCATGGTGGCCGGCCCTGATCGCCATGACGGCTTCAAAGACGTCCGGAAGAACCGCAACTACACAGAACCAACCCTAGCGGGCAACGCTGGTCTAGTCGCAGCATTGGTAGCTTTATCGGGTGAAGGCCATGGAGTGGACAAGAACACCATGTTCTCTGCTGTGCCGCCAATGTTCCCTTCGCCCCCGCCGCCTCCAGCACCATGGAAGCCATAA